Below is a window of Psychrilyobacter piezotolerans DNA.
CCAACTCAGAGATAAGTATTCTATCATTGATAAGTCACCTTGGAGACTACGAGGTTGATAGGTTGGGGGTGTAAGGGCTGTGAAGTCTTTAGCTGACCAATACTAATATGACGAACACTTAACCTAAAGCAAAATGATTTAGAAAGTTAATTTATAAAAAACATTATTATATAGTTTTGAATGTTTAACAATATTCAATAAGAAAGTAAGCTTGGTAAGAAAAGCTACGGGGGTACACCTGGTCACATTCCGAACCCAGAAGTTAAGTCCGTAAACGCCGAAAGTACTTAGGGGGCAGCCCCTTGGGAGGATAGGAACTTGCCAAGTCTTTTTTATTAGGGGATATAGCTCAGTTGGGAGAGCGCCGCACTTGCACTGCGGAGGTCAGCGGTTCGACCCCGCTTATCTCCACCAAATAAAATTTAATCAGGAATTATTCTGATGTTTATAAAAAAAAGAGTTATCATGAGATAACTCTTTTTTTATGTATACTATCAAAAATAAAAAGATGACTATTACTTATTAATAACAAATTAAAGAGGGGAGCTCATAACTAAATTTCACTTTGAAATAACTACTAAATAATGTGTTTCTCTAGTCGTTTAATTACTAGATTTAGTAATCAAAAAGAGACTTAACCATTTTGGGTCAGCCTCTTTAATTTAGAAAAATATTTATTTTAAACCATCCCAATAATAACGGCTGGATGCGTTCCAAACAAGATAACCATTTAAACCTTCTACCTTAAGAGCTTTTATCTGCTCTTTTAACTCCTTTGTTTTATAATTCCTATAATTTTTAATCCAAGGAGCACTAAACCCTTGAATCCATGTTTCGATAATAGCAGGGTTTTCTAAATTATCATTTCTCAAAATTACATCTTTTGTATAATAATTTAATAGTGTAAACGGATTATTATCTGGGTTTTTTAGTCCATATGTTCCACCTTTATAATGCGACGGATAAGCCATAGGGTTGATAAAGTCAACCACGTTGGAGATGGATTCCCAATGCTGCCCAATATTTTCATCATCTTTTGAGATACCGATTTGACCGAAAACAGATGCAGCTGTATAAACTTCTTTTTTAGCTAGTTCATCATGGGCGTATTTTAAAAACCTTTGGATAACTTCTGATTTTGTTTCCGAATAAGTGTTGTTATAGATTAATTTTGAGTTTTTTTCCAGGTTCTGAACTCTGTCAGGGAACCTGACATAATCAAATAAAATTTCATTAAATCCTAAATCGGCAGCTTCTTTTGCCAACTCTACGTTATAATACCAGATATTCCGATTGTAAGGGGACAACCATGGGATCTTATCTGAACTTCGGTATGCACGGTTATATCTTTTGTCTAAAATGGTATCGTTTTTATTGGAAATAGCATATGCCTCATCTTTAAAGGTAGAGATTCTGCCAAGAAGGTAGATATTATTATCCTTTAGTTTTTTTATGAATAGATTCATATCTTTTACCCTGGGACGAATATAGGAATCACCTAAAACTTTACGTGCTGTAGGTGACTCAAATAATATTCTTCCATGATCATTTTTTATATCTAAAACAAATGCATTGATATTTGTTTGTTTTGCTAAGTCAATATAATCGTCTACATGATACATTCCATTGAGAGATATATATACAGCCCTAATATCATTTTTAGGATTATTTTTATAGAATTGTTTATTGATGGATTTAAATTGTACATCTCCTAATTGATATAGTTCCCTGATATTAAAATCTGTATCTACCATTTTTTTTATAAAATTCTTATTATTATTTTCAGCTCCCTCCTTATCTACTGGTATATCTGTTAAAACTTTGATAGTTTGAAATATATCTTTATCCTTTAATTTGATCTCAGTGAGATATTTTTTTTCAACCCATCCCTTATAATCAGGCTTTTCAGTCGATATATATACCCAATTTTTTTCGACTTTTAAAATGTTTATTGAAGTACCAATGATCAATGAATTTTTTGGTTTTCCATCTATACTTTCCCTTAAAGTAGTCAATTCTGAAATATACATAGCAGACGGTAAAGCCACTTCTTTCTTGCTGGTTATTTCTTTTTTTGAAAAAAAATTATCTTTGTTTTTAAAGATAAAAAATAACGCCACAATGAGTATGGTTGAAAAAATTATTGTTTTTATTTTTGGCATGTTCATCTCCTTTTTGCTGCGATTTAGTGTGAATAAATTATAACATAGATGAAGGATTGGACTTGTGCAAAAAATTAAAAATAGGCAATTCTTGAGGTAATATTAAGGTAAGGGCATCAAAATATCTCAAGGAGTTGCCTACTTAATTAATATAAGATGTGAAGGAGCTGAAAAGGGATAAAAAAATCAGGGAAAAAATTCCCTGATTCTTATTTAGCGGTTGATTTTATTTTTCTACATGTACATCCATTTGTGGATACGGAATGGAGATATTAGCTTTATCAAATTCAATTTTTGCCATCTTCATAGATTGGAAATAAACACCCCAATAATCCTTTGCATCACACCAAACCCGATAAACTATGTTGACAGAAGAATCCCCATATTCTATTATTTCTACAAAAATATCAGGGGTTTTCAGAATCTTTTCTTGAGATTTTGCAATGTCAACAAGAACAGATTTAGCCTTATCCAGGTCGTCATTATATCCTACACTAAAAGTAATATCTACCCTCCTGGTTGGATTTTTAGAGTAGTTTGTAAGGGTGTCGTTGGATAATTTACCATTTGGAATAACAATCCTTTTGTTGTCTGGAGTATTTAAAAGGGTAGCAAAAATCTGTATCTCAACAACTGTTCCAGAAACTCCAGCAGCTCCTATGTAGTCACCGATTTTAAAGGGTTTAAATAGCAAAATCAAGACACCTCCGGCAAAGTTAGCCAAACTGCCTTGAAGTGCAAATCCAATAGCTAAAGACATGGCACCTAGTACAGCTACAAAGGAAGCTGTTTGTATCCCCAGAGTAGAGATGATAACGATAAATAAAAAAGCGTAACAAAGTGTGTTAACTATAGAATGTAAAAATTTCTTGAGTGTGATTTCAGTGCGAGCAATTTCCATCTTCTTGTCTACCAGCAGCATTAATTTGCCGATGATAAACTTTCCAACAACCCATATTAATACAGCGTAGAGAAGTTTAAGTCCGTAAGTGATAAAAAGTGTAGAAAAATAATCTACGTAATCCATAACTTTACCTCCTAAAAATAAATTTTGATTCTTGTTTTTATTCTCTTAAAAATTAAAAAATCCTTTAAATAAAAAAATAAAGATAAAAGCCGCCTTTAAAGGGAACGAGGAATAGATAGGAAAAGTTTGTATTGACAAAGAGTTAAGTTGGGTTATAAAATATAAAGTGAAAAAATATATCTATAAATAAAAGGGGGAGGTATGGAGAAGATAAAACTAAATATATCAGGAAATTTAGTTGGAATAAGAATACCTTCAACTACAGTTTTTGAGATGATAGAGGGGCAGTTAAAAGGTATAATTATAAAAAATTATAAATTACTGAGAACATTAAAATTTTATAAGATAGTAGATTCAAATTTTAGCGAAAGTCAAACTTTACAACTGGAAAAAATAATAGAGTCTATAGTGAGTTTAAAACCACTAGAAAAAGCAGATAAATCCAATAAAGTAACGGAAAAAAAAGTTGATTATAGATTTCATTATGGAAATTTAAGGTCAGGGGAAAAAATTAATTCAGATACCAGTGTAATAATATTAGGGAATCTAAACCCGGGATCCTATGTAAAGAGCAGGAAAAATATTTTTGTCTATGGAAAAGCTCACGGTACTCTGCATGCTGGGTGCGATACAAATAAATATCAAAGTAGTTTTGTATATATAGAAGAAGGGGAACATCCCAAGGTAAGGATAGGCGAGGTTCAGATTATGCACGACGATAAAGAACTGGATAAAAATATTATGTTTGAAAAAAAAATGGGAAAGATAACTGTAAAAAAACTGGATAAAAGCCAGATAAAAGAGTTGATGAAAAAAATAGGTGTCGATCTGATATAAAGTCGAGGAAAAATAAAATAGAGATGATACAAGGGAGAAAAAAATGATTATATTAGGAATAGAAACATCGTGTGATGAAACGTCTATATCAGTGTTGAAGGATGGAAAGGAAATGTTATCCAACCATATTTCATCGCAAATAGACATACATAAGGAATATGGAGGAGTTGTTCCTGAAATAGCTTCCAGGCACCACATTAAAAATATAGCAGCTATAATGGAAGTCAGCTTGAAGGAAGCTGAAATAACCCTGGATGATGTGGATTATATAGCTGTAACCTATGCACCTGGTCTCATAGGAGCACTTTTAGTCGGGATCTCATTTGCTAAAGGGATCTCCTACGGAAGGAATATACCTATAATACCGGTACACCATATAAAGGGACATATCTATGCGAACTTTTTGGAACACAAGGTGGAACTGCCTGCAATTGCACTGGTGGTATCTGGAGGGCATACAAATATAATATATATCGATGAAAATCATAAATTCTTTAATCTGGGGGGGACACTGGATGATGCAGTAGGAGAATCTTATGACAAGGTATCCAGAGTAATGGGGTTAGGATATCCCGGTGGACCAGTAATAGATAAATTAGCATATGAGGGAGATAGTGATAAGATTCCTATGCCGGAACCCAAGGTTGGGGGTTATGAGTTTAGTTTTTCAGGGGTAAAAACTTCGGTGATAAACTATGTGAATAAGATGAATATGAAAAAAGAGGAATATAATCCCGCCGATATAGCAGCTAGTTTTCAAAACAGAGTAGTGGACATACTCTGTAAGAAAACCATTGCAGCAGCTACGGAAAAAGGGGTGAAGAATATCCTTATAGCAGGGGGGGTAGCAGCCAATTCATTATTGAGAAAGGAACTGTTGGAGAGATCAAAATCAGAGGGGATAGAAGTTTTTTACCCATCTATGAAATTATGTACTGATAATGCTGGTATGATTGCAGCAGCAGGGTATTATAAGCTGACATATGGAGATTCAGATAAAATATTTGCTGATTTAAAATTAAATGGAGTAGCAAATATGGGGATAGAGGAAGATTAAGATAGAGAGGTGATCAAATAGATCACCTCTCTAATTATTATTAAATAACTGATGTTTCACGCTTACAATAATATTAAGATGTAATTCTTGTTTTCTTTAAAATTCTATTTAAAATAAAGTGTTTTGATGATTTTTAATGGGTTCACCATGGCGAAAGGTTATTCAATGATTATAGTTAATTGATTTGGGTTTGTAGACATAGAAGTCAGGTCGATTTGTTTTTGATAGCCGTATGACTTTACATTTATATCTATATTTTTCATATTTTCAGGGAGCTCTAACAGCAAAAATCCATTGGTATCGGTTTTATAAGCCGTACCTTCCACCATAATCTCTTTATTACGGAGGGGTGTTTTGGAATTGTTTAGAAATTCTAAGTAAACCCGGATCTTTCGGCCCTGCAGGATAATATTTTTATTTGTTAAGTCATCTTTTGTCAGGGTAAAAACATCGGAATAATAATACTTATAGGGCTGTACCCCCACACTGATAAAATAGCTTTCATTTATCTTAATGTCGGAAAATTCATAATATCCATTTTGATTGGAAATGGTATTTGCCACAACTTCTCCCTGACGATTCATAAGGGTCAGGTGGAGGTTGCTTAGAGGGGTAAAGCTATTACCTATTATCCCGGAGATATTAGAAAGATATGGTGTCAGAGAAATTTTTAAACCGGAAAGGGTAGAAAAACGTTCTAACTTTGTTACAACACCAAAGGCTTTATATCCATCTTTTTCTACTTTTATAAACAGCAGACCCGGGAGGATAGGTGTGGAAAAATTTCCAAAATCACCACTTTTTAAATGGATTATTTCATCTCCGTTTTTCACCATAATATCAGCATTTGAAATAGGCCTGCCTTTGTCGTCTGTAACGATACCCTCAACATTACTGGGGAGCTCCTCTGTATTGAGGATGAGGTTATAAACTTCTTCCAGAGCAGTAAAATCATAGATTAAATTTTGATTCTTTTCCAGAATAAATCCGGGTTTTTTAAGGGTTATTTTATATTTTTGTGGAGGTAGATTTATAGAAAATTCACCTGCAAAGGAGCTCATAGTCTCATAGGAGTTGTTACCTACATCTGTAAATGAAATTTTGGCTCCTCCAATAAATTGGTCTTTATTTTTTATAACACCACGGATAGTGGTTTGTACAGAGGGGATAGATATAACTATATTTTTATTGACAGCGGAGTTAAGTTTAAGACCTCTGAAATAAAGGTCGGAATAAAACCTATCTTCAACCATAAAGTCATATACTCCGTCCTCTAGTTCAACGGGAACAAAGGTATCTTTAAGTTTGATTTTTTTTATAATTTTACCATTTTGAAAGATTACAAGGGTAAGATTTTTAAGTGGAACAACCTTGCCGATGTTGTCTTCATAAAACTTGATCCCTTTATTTTTAGAGGTATTTCCCAGGATAAAGAACTTATTTTTAGGGATATCTATATCTATAAAAAAATGTTCAGACCTGTCTTTAAAATTTAATATTTGTTTATTTTTTATAGAGTTTTTTGCAGAAAAGATAAACTCATAAGTTCCTGATAAGAACTCCATGGATTTAAAACCTCCTAAAAAAGGTACTTTTGTGTACCTGCTTGCGCCGACTTCACGATATTCGATCAACCCATCACTTACAGGAAACTCCAATG
It encodes the following:
- the tsaD gene encoding tRNA (adenosine(37)-N6)-threonylcarbamoyltransferase complex transferase subunit TsaD; the encoded protein is MIILGIETSCDETSISVLKDGKEMLSNHISSQIDIHKEYGGVVPEIASRHHIKNIAAIMEVSLKEAEITLDDVDYIAVTYAPGLIGALLVGISFAKGISYGRNIPIIPVHHIKGHIYANFLEHKVELPAIALVVSGGHTNIIYIDENHKFFNLGGTLDDAVGESYDKVSRVMGLGYPGGPVIDKLAYEGDSDKIPMPEPKVGGYEFSFSGVKTSVINYVNKMNMKKEEYNPADIAASFQNRVVDILCKKTIAAATEKGVKNILIAGGVAANSLLRKELLERSKSEGIEVFYPSMKLCTDNAGMIAAAGYYKLTYGDSDKIFADLKLNGVANMGIEED
- a CDS encoding mechanosensitive ion channel family protein; the encoded protein is MDYVDYFSTLFITYGLKLLYAVLIWVVGKFIIGKLMLLVDKKMEIARTEITLKKFLHSIVNTLCYAFLFIVIISTLGIQTASFVAVLGAMSLAIGFALQGSLANFAGGVLILLFKPFKIGDYIGAAGVSGTVVEIQIFATLLNTPDNKRIVIPNGKLSNDTLTNYSKNPTRRVDITFSVGYNDDLDKAKSVLVDIAKSQEKILKTPDIFVEIIEYGDSSVNIVYRVWCDAKDYWGVYFQSMKMAKIEFDKANISIPYPQMDVHVEK
- a CDS encoding septum site-determining protein MinC translates to MEKIKLNISGNLVGIRIPSTTVFEMIEGQLKGIIIKNYKLLRTLKFYKIVDSNFSESQTLQLEKIIESIVSLKPLEKADKSNKVTEKKVDYRFHYGNLRSGEKINSDTSVIILGNLNPGSYVKSRKNIFVYGKAHGTLHAGCDTNKYQSSFVYIEEGEHPKVRIGEVQIMHDDKELDKNIMFEKKMGKITVKKLDKSQIKELMKKIGVDLI
- a CDS encoding putative glycoside hydrolase, which produces MPKIKTIIFSTILIVALFFIFKNKDNFFSKKEITSKKEVALPSAMYISELTTLRESIDGKPKNSLIIGTSINILKVEKNWVYISTEKPDYKGWVEKKYLTEIKLKDKDIFQTIKVLTDIPVDKEGAENNNKNFIKKMVDTDFNIRELYQLGDVQFKSINKQFYKNNPKNDIRAVYISLNGMYHVDDYIDLAKQTNINAFVLDIKNDHGRILFESPTARKVLGDSYIRPRVKDMNLFIKKLKDNNIYLLGRISTFKDEAYAISNKNDTILDKRYNRAYRSSDKIPWLSPYNRNIWYYNVELAKEAADLGFNEILFDYVRFPDRVQNLEKNSKLIYNNTYSETKSEVIQRFLKYAHDELAKKEVYTAASVFGQIGISKDDENIGQHWESISNVVDFINPMAYPSHYKGGTYGLKNPDNNPFTLLNYYTKDVILRNDNLENPAIIETWIQGFSAPWIKNYRNYKTKELKEQIKALKVEGLNGYLVWNASSRYYWDGLK
- a CDS encoding carboxypeptidase-like regulatory domain-containing protein, which codes for MKKLIFLFIVLFNISSYSITITIIGEDATPLKEVIANINNQVKISDSIGQVTFDTSEEILNISISKEGYKEEVLTLKNSIDGIQNFTLVMKQLNTSYVTLEFPVSDGLIEYREVGASRYTKVPFLGGFKSMEFLSGTYEFIFSAKNSIKNKQILNFKDRSEHFFIDIDIPKNKFFILGNTSKNKGIKFYEDNIGKVVPLKNLTLVIFQNGKIIKKIKLKDTFVPVELEDGVYDFMVEDRFYSDLYFRGLKLNSAVNKNIVISIPSVQTTIRGVIKNKDQFIGGAKISFTDVGNNSYETMSSFAGEFSINLPPQKYKITLKKPGFILEKNQNLIYDFTALEEVYNLILNTEELPSNVEGIVTDDKGRPISNADIMVKNGDEIIHLKSGDFGNFSTPILPGLLFIKVEKDGYKAFGVVTKLERFSTLSGLKISLTPYLSNISGIIGNSFTPLSNLHLTLMNRQGEVVANTISNQNGYYEFSDIKINESYFISVGVQPYKYYYSDVFTLTKDDLTNKNIILQGRKIRVYLEFLNNSKTPLRNKEIMVEGTAYKTDTNGFLLLELPENMKNIDINVKSYGYQKQIDLTSMSTNPNQLTIIIE